One genomic segment of Vagococcus intermedius includes these proteins:
- a CDS encoding DEAD/DEAH box helicase gives MQDNYKNIIEAWLRIEYLNTGKLKIKENTSKVSSLEGTTFSEGNFFLEDVEQYSVIYFGIFDDNDLEKQLCTLVDNGRKPIGEKKTLNYSLSVKVSNEGAYVENSIFIPQLQYMLKKIMGNEMDNIGEDELARLENEAVGLFEIELKNLFKEGFTLEKLLSVNEKIGNYFLTINLLREECYISFGVKNEIDFNSFLTSDLEKISKLDELPKQLKLYIDGHDQFKNIDENEKAIMEILNLENLPDGRWPSNNNFKLSLMQQVSVNLVLNEEIDIFSVNGPPGTGKTTLLKDIFANLVIKRACEMTKFSSPKEAYQNKGVVYSDVNNKKGYNFRSYQLDDSICGYSIVVASSNNSAVENISKDLPKSEELIHDNDRFMSSDKGFSESIKEVNYFPEYLSYIFDKTGAKKTESPFEKYWGLFSVNMGRSSNINQVLDPLLYGKESKTDGKLEKLNDRLKSSKTTVKEWSVVCEKFTDIKNQIEDEKVKITNYLVHLKKENKLIIKLNELDANLTILKNEMNEKQENMKRFYVKKSYLIEQKELLPRLSFFTKLMVILGIKVNESEEELKKSLSELNEKIRAYEIDVDMMKEQIKKIEIEKQENRIKQEKLSESLKEERLYFLDDEVDTLEGEWGPECYDKRQLTTPFVTKRLNYLRGNYFIQAMNVHKVFNEINSPLFWSALNVLKNRSKLDMASSEHKELLKQSWQIFHLLIPVVSTTFSSLGTMYKGLEEESIDYLFIDEAGQATPQAAAGGIWRAKRVIAVGDPSQIEPVLGIDPSILGIIKEKYQIEDHYAGEQASVQKLADYANKYGTVKPDKSRIGVPLWVHRRCLSPIFNISNEISYEGKMVQGVSGKEGTVRWFDIKGKATDKYVLEQSQCLLEELKKATNLSDIYIISPFKNVVDKTKEFLRENSSYLAENEGIKIKDWINKSIGTVHTFQGKEAPIVYFICGTDIDSEGAANWSCQTANIINVAVTRAKKEFYIIGDYSRFSGKPFYQTLAKYSENPIKNQPDEM, from the coding sequence ATGCAGGACAACTATAAAAATATCATAGAGGCATGGTTAAGAATTGAATATTTGAATACAGGAAAATTAAAGATAAAGGAAAACACATCTAAAGTATCTAGCTTAGAAGGGACAACTTTTTCAGAAGGAAACTTTTTTTTGGAAGATGTCGAACAATATAGTGTCATCTATTTTGGGATTTTTGATGATAATGACTTGGAAAAACAGCTATGTACACTTGTTGATAATGGAAGAAAGCCGATAGGTGAAAAGAAAACTTTGAACTATTCTTTATCTGTAAAGGTTAGTAATGAGGGGGCATATGTTGAGAATAGTATTTTTATACCACAATTACAATATATGCTCAAAAAAATTATGGGTAATGAGATGGATAATATAGGTGAAGATGAGTTAGCCAGATTAGAAAATGAGGCAGTGGGGTTATTTGAAATCGAGTTAAAAAATTTATTTAAAGAAGGATTTACACTAGAAAAATTATTGAGTGTTAATGAAAAAATTGGTAATTATTTTCTGACAATTAATTTACTTAGAGAGGAATGCTATATTTCTTTTGGCGTAAAGAATGAGATTGATTTTAATAGTTTCCTTACATCAGATTTAGAAAAAATATCTAAGTTAGATGAATTACCAAAACAGTTGAAATTATACATTGATGGGCACGATCAGTTTAAAAATATAGATGAGAATGAGAAGGCTATTATGGAAATTTTAAATTTGGAGAACTTGCCAGATGGTAGATGGCCATCAAATAATAATTTCAAACTCTCATTGATGCAGCAGGTTTCGGTTAATCTAGTTCTAAATGAAGAAATAGATATTTTCTCTGTTAATGGCCCACCTGGAACGGGGAAAACAACATTACTTAAAGATATATTTGCTAACCTTGTCATTAAGAGAGCGTGTGAAATGACAAAGTTTTCAAGTCCGAAAGAAGCATATCAGAATAAAGGAGTGGTTTATTCTGATGTTAATAACAAGAAGGGATATAATTTTAGAAGTTATCAATTGGATGACTCAATATGTGGTTATAGTATTGTTGTAGCGTCATCAAATAATAGTGCGGTTGAAAATATTTCAAAGGATTTACCCAAATCTGAAGAATTAATCCATGATAATGATCGGTTTATGTCATCAGATAAGGGGTTTTCTGAGAGCATAAAGGAAGTAAATTATTTTCCTGAATACTTATCTTATATATTTGATAAGACAGGTGCTAAAAAAACAGAGAGTCCTTTTGAAAAATATTGGGGATTATTTTCGGTGAATATGGGGAGATCATCCAATATAAATCAAGTATTAGATCCTTTGCTTTATGGGAAAGAATCAAAGACGGATGGTAAATTAGAAAAACTTAATGATCGTTTGAAATCTTCAAAGACCACTGTAAAAGAGTGGTCTGTAGTATGTGAGAAATTTACTGATATAAAAAATCAAATTGAAGATGAGAAAGTAAAGATAACAAACTATTTGGTTCATTTAAAAAAAGAAAATAAACTTATAATAAAGTTAAACGAACTGGATGCAAATCTAACTATATTAAAAAATGAGATGAATGAAAAGCAAGAAAATATGAAAAGGTTTTATGTAAAGAAAAGTTATTTGATTGAGCAAAAAGAACTACTTCCACGGTTATCTTTTTTTACTAAGTTAATGGTAATATTAGGAATCAAAGTAAATGAATCAGAAGAAGAGTTGAAGAAGAGTCTTAGTGAACTAAATGAAAAAATTAGAGCGTATGAAATTGATGTCGATATGATGAAGGAACAGATAAAAAAAATTGAAATTGAGAAACAAGAAAATAGGATAAAACAAGAAAAATTATCTGAAAGTTTAAAAGAGGAAAGACTTTATTTTCTTGATGACGAAGTAGATACTTTAGAGGGAGAATGGGGACCAGAGTGTTATGATAAAAGACAATTAACGACACCTTTCGTGACTAAGCGATTAAATTATTTGAGGGGAAATTATTTTATTCAGGCAATGAATGTTCATAAGGTTTTTAATGAAATAAACTCACCCTTATTTTGGTCAGCACTCAATGTTCTAAAGAATCGCTCTAAATTAGATATGGCGAGTAGTGAACATAAAGAATTGTTAAAACAGTCATGGCAGATTTTTCATTTGTTAATTCCAGTAGTAAGTACAACTTTTTCAAGCTTGGGTACAATGTATAAAGGGTTAGAAGAAGAGAGTATAGATTATTTGTTTATTGATGAAGCAGGACAAGCAACACCACAAGCCGCTGCTGGGGGTATATGGCGAGCTAAACGTGTGATAGCAGTGGGAGATCCTTCTCAAATTGAACCAGTATTAGGAATAGATCCATCGATTTTAGGAATTATCAAAGAAAAATATCAAATTGAAGATCACTATGCAGGCGAACAAGCTTCTGTTCAAAAATTAGCAGATTATGCGAATAAGTATGGGACGGTAAAACCTGATAAATCAAGAATCGGAGTCCCACTTTGGGTTCATAGAAGATGTTTGAGTCCTATTTTTAACATTTCAAATGAAATATCATATGAAGGTAAGATGGTTCAAGGGGTATCGGGTAAAGAAGGGACAGTCAGATGGTTTGATATTAAAGGTAAAGCGACTGATAAGTATGTATTAGAACAGAGCCAATGTTTATTAGAGGAATTGAAAAAAGCGACAAATCTGAGTGATATTTACATCATTTCTCCTTTCAAAAATGTTGTTGACAAAACAAAAGAATTTTTAAGAGAGAATAGTTCTTATTTAGCTGAAAATGAGGGGATTAAAATAAAAGATTGGATTAATAAATCAATTGGAACCGTTCATACCTTTCAAGGGAAAGAAGCACCTATTGTTTATTTTATTTGTGGAACAGATATAGACTCTGAAGGAGCTGCAAATTGGTCATGTCAAACAGCGAATATAATAAATGTAGCAGTAACAAGAGCTAAGAAGGAGTTCTATATCATTGGTGATTATAGTAGATTTAGTGGCAAACCTTTTTACCAAACGCTTGCAAAGTACAGTGAAAATCCTATTAAAAACCAGCCGGATGAAATGTAA
- a CDS encoding histidine phosphatase family protein: protein MKKVKKIGLLISVVAMSVLTLTACGKNEDTSDEKAQGSEPVTIYLTRHGETLFNLTSKVQGWSDTPLTEKGEEVADALGKGLKAEKITFDSAYSSDLKRAYDTASHVLANTGQKDLKVTYDEGLREASYGSFEGDRIAESSVKLAEKNGYKDGEEFEAKTGKMYWNELANTYKELDEIGIAEDSKMIIDRMTKTLEKIGKTESEAGNKNVLVVSHGMAINVMLSSLSDQYEGKPLKNVSVTKIIYDNGKLKVETIGDNHYFEEGLKL, encoded by the coding sequence ATGAAAAAAGTAAAAAAAATTGGGTTATTGATATCGGTAGTAGCAATGAGTGTGTTGACTTTAACCGCTTGTGGGAAAAATGAAGACACGTCTGATGAAAAGGCACAAGGGTCAGAACCTGTTACGATTTATTTAACACGACATGGTGAGACACTGTTTAATTTAACCTCAAAAGTCCAAGGCTGGTCTGATACACCACTTACTGAAAAAGGTGAGGAAGTAGCAGATGCGTTGGGAAAAGGCTTGAAAGCAGAAAAAATCACCTTCGATTCAGCTTACTCTAGTGACTTGAAACGAGCCTACGATACAGCGTCACATGTCTTAGCAAACACAGGTCAAAAGGATCTTAAAGTAACCTATGATGAAGGTCTAAGAGAAGCTTCCTATGGCTCGTTTGAGGGTGATAGAATTGCAGAATCAAGTGTTAAACTAGCTGAAAAAAATGGCTATAAAGATGGTGAAGAGTTTGAAGCAAAAACAGGAAAAATGTATTGGAATGAATTAGCAAATACCTATAAAGAATTAGATGAAATAGGAATTGCAGAAGATTCTAAGATGATCATTGACCGCATGACAAAAACGCTTGAAAAGATCGGTAAAACTGAAAGCGAAGCGGGGAATAAAAATGTCCTTGTAGTCAGTCACGGTATGGCAATTAATGTCATGTTATCAAGTTTATCAGACCAGTATGAAGGTAAACCACTAAAAAATGTGAGTGTCACTAAAATCATTTATGATAATGGTAAACTAAAAGTCGAAACAATCGGTGACAATCATTACTTTGAAGAAGGCTTGAAGCTATAA
- a CDS encoding SDR family oxidoreductase, with the protein MTTKPLIVITGASSGFGAEIAKLFNQAGFPMLLLGRRVDKIEALPLDFSTVLIKQVDVTNLDDFTAAIKSAEETYGPTDLLVNNAGVMLLGNLETQDPSEWDTMLTTNVLGVLNGMSIVLETMKQNKQGTIINMSSIAGFKAFTNHAAYVASKFGIHGATETVRQEVASHNVRISLVAPGAAETELLSHTTDQQALSDYNSWKQTMGGVTLDPIHVAQTVKFIYDMPQNVTIREIDITATKQEC; encoded by the coding sequence ATGACTACTAAACCATTAATCGTTATTACAGGAGCAAGTTCTGGCTTCGGTGCAGAAATCGCCAAATTATTTAATCAAGCAGGGTTTCCAATGCTTTTACTTGGACGTCGTGTCGATAAGATAGAGGCCTTACCCTTAGATTTTAGTACTGTTCTAATTAAACAAGTTGATGTTACCAACTTAGACGACTTTACAGCTGCAATAAAATCTGCAGAAGAGACTTATGGTCCTACTGATTTACTTGTTAACAATGCAGGGGTTATGTTATTAGGAAACTTAGAAACACAAGACCCTAGTGAATGGGATACCATGTTAACAACTAATGTCTTAGGCGTATTAAACGGTATGAGTATTGTGTTAGAGACAATGAAACAAAATAAACAGGGAACGATTATTAATATGTCTTCAATCGCAGGCTTCAAAGCTTTTACCAACCACGCTGCTTATGTCGCTTCAAAATTTGGTATTCACGGTGCAACCGAAACGGTTCGACAAGAAGTTGCTAGTCATAATGTTCGCATCTCCCTCGTTGCGCCTGGTGCAGCCGAGACAGAACTTTTATCTCACACTACAGATCAACAGGCTCTTTCAGATTACAATAGTTGGAAGCAAACAATGGGTGGGGTGACGCTAGACCCTATTCACGTTGCTCAGACCGTCAAATTTATTTACGATATGCCACAAAATGTTACGATTAGAGAAATTGATATTACCGCTACCAAACAAGAATGTTAA
- a CDS encoding MerR family transcriptional regulator, with product MKKYTIGEIAKKYDVSTDTLRYYDKEGLLPFVKKDKANRRYFLESDFQYLDTILCLKRAGVEVKQIALFISLCLQGDCTLESRYDFIKQQEKELEAKIARLSESLDYLRWKKWYYAEANKAKTEEIFFEDGTTQVDSKFYEEYLKNK from the coding sequence ATGAAAAAATATACGATTGGTGAAATTGCTAAAAAATATGATGTCTCGACAGATACTTTACGATATTACGACAAAGAAGGGCTTCTTCCATTTGTAAAAAAAGATAAGGCCAATAGACGTTATTTTTTAGAAAGTGATTTTCAATATTTAGATACCATACTGTGTTTAAAACGAGCAGGTGTTGAAGTGAAACAAATTGCGTTGTTTATTAGTCTTTGTTTACAAGGTGATTGTACTTTAGAGTCTCGTTATGATTTTATTAAACAGCAAGAAAAGGAATTAGAAGCTAAAATAGCTCGCTTGTCAGAAAGTTTGGATTATTTAAGATGGAAAAAGTGGTATTATGCAGAAGCAAATAAGGCTAAAACGGAAGAAATATTTTTCGAGGATGGGACGACACAAGTGGATTCGAAATTTTATGAAGAGTATTTAAAAAATAAATGA
- a CDS encoding MurR/RpiR family transcriptional regulator, whose product MERISYSDRYFNIKEALTKQEREAGEYILKHLGSIDQLSIQELSKKAYVSSATVTRLSRKLNYTNFSELKSYIREECAKERNSKKTLEPPIATYYKQMLRSVNTLVHRESLEQLVSLVKSARKLVLVGIGSSGLTATEAKLHLSRMGFLVDCISDPHMMKMSATLLTKADLIICISNSGETQAILETVKIAKGNGTTVVSLTNSSYSSLAKASDLNLATASIETIDDSRFINSQFTNIFILDCLFYELLETPIYADNRSKTLRVL is encoded by the coding sequence GTGGAGAGAATATCTTATTCAGATCGGTACTTCAATATAAAAGAGGCATTGACGAAACAAGAACGTGAGGCAGGGGAATATATTCTTAAACATTTGGGAAGCATTGACCAGTTGAGCATTCAAGAATTATCGAAGAAAGCCTATGTATCAAGTGCTACTGTGACACGCTTGTCACGCAAACTGAATTATACGAACTTTTCGGAGTTGAAAAGTTATATTAGAGAAGAGTGTGCCAAAGAACGTAACTCTAAAAAAACGCTAGAACCACCAATTGCCACTTATTATAAACAAATGCTTCGATCGGTAAATACCTTGGTTCATCGAGAATCATTAGAACAGCTCGTTAGTCTAGTCAAGAGTGCACGTAAACTTGTATTAGTTGGGATAGGTAGTTCAGGTTTAACCGCGACAGAGGCCAAGCTACACCTTTCTAGAATGGGATTCTTAGTGGACTGTATCAGTGACCCTCATATGATGAAGATGAGTGCGACTTTACTGACTAAGGCTGATTTGATTATTTGTATTTCAAATTCAGGTGAAACACAGGCGATATTAGAAACTGTTAAGATTGCGAAAGGAAATGGGACAACCGTTGTCTCACTAACCAATAGTTCTTATAGTAGTTTAGCAAAAGCATCTGATTTAAACTTAGCAACAGCAAGTATTGAAACAATTGATGATTCTCGCTTTATTAATAGTCAATTTACAAATATTTTTATTTTAGACTGTCTTTTTTATGAGTTACTTGAGACGCCAATCTATGCTGATAATCGTAGTAAAACATTAAGGGTCTTATAA
- a CDS encoding N-acetylmannosamine-6-phosphate 2-epimerase — MLEKIKGNLVVSCQALDNEPLHSSYIMSRMAVAAQEGGASGIRANSVVDIKAIKKEVDLPVIGIIKRDYPDSEVFITATKKEIDELATSGCEMIALDATSRKRPHNEELADVVKYAKEKYPNTLLMGDVALVEEAKYAAEIGFDCVSSTLIGYTKESSHLDVSADDFAILKEMIAVVSVPLIAEGNINTPEKLARVLELGVHSAVVGSSITRPQLITKTFVDAIK, encoded by the coding sequence ATGTTAGAAAAAATTAAAGGTAACCTTGTTGTATCTTGCCAAGCACTTGATAATGAACCTTTACATAGCTCATATATCATGTCACGGATGGCTGTAGCTGCTCAAGAAGGTGGCGCTTCTGGTATTAGAGCTAACTCAGTTGTTGATATAAAAGCAATCAAAAAAGAAGTTGACTTACCTGTTATCGGGATCATCAAGCGTGACTATCCTGATTCAGAAGTTTTTATTACTGCAACAAAAAAAGAAATTGATGAATTAGCAACATCTGGTTGCGAAATGATTGCTCTAGATGCAACAAGTCGCAAACGACCTCATAATGAAGAGTTAGCTGATGTTGTAAAATATGCAAAAGAAAAATACCCTAACACGTTGTTAATGGGCGATGTTGCTCTAGTTGAAGAAGCTAAATATGCAGCTGAAATCGGATTTGATTGTGTGTCAAGTACACTTATTGGTTACACCAAAGAATCCAGTCACTTAGATGTTTCAGCAGATGATTTTGCTATTTTAAAAGAAATGATTGCCGTTGTATCGGTCCCTCTAATAGCAGAAGGTAATATTAATACCCCTGAAAAACTAGCCCGTGTTTTAGAATTAGGCGTACACAGTGCCGTTGTCGGTAGCTCAATTACTCGCCCACAACTTATTACCAAAACTTTCGTTGATGCAATCAAATAA
- a CDS encoding PTS transporter subunit EIIC, with translation MKNLFEKAQQFGKSFMLPIAVLPAAGLLLGIGGAFSNPNTVTAYPILDVQWLQAIFSVMSAAGSIVFGNLPVLFAVGVAVGLAKSDKGTAALASLLGYLVMNATIGSILGIAGKLADPSELASAGQGMSLGIQTLESGVFGGLVVGIMTAYLHNRFNKTELPQFLGFFGGSRFVPIITAFAAIILGTVMYFIWPIFQSGIFKIGDIVNATGYIGTFFYGFILRLLGPFGLHHIFYLPFWQTALGGTLEVGGKVFQGTQNIFFAQLGDPNTTAFFEGTARFMSGRFITMMFGLLGAAFAIYKCAKPENKKIVGGLMLTAALTSFLTGITEPLEFSFLFIAPALYVVHAFFDGLAFMLAHILNITIGQTFSGGFIDYILFGVLQGNDKTNWIRVLLVGIPWFFLYFFSFSFLIKKFNFKTPGREETLTKDTATGNVSDRALAITEGLGGLKNLDTVDCCATRLRVTVKDGTQVSEEKLKTTGAKGVVAKGNGIQVIYGPQVTIIKNEIEELMGE, from the coding sequence ATGAAAAATTTATTTGAAAAAGCTCAGCAATTTGGTAAATCATTTATGTTGCCCATAGCAGTTTTACCAGCAGCGGGTTTACTATTAGGCATCGGGGGTGCTTTTTCTAACCCTAATACAGTGACGGCTTATCCAATACTTGATGTCCAATGGTTACAGGCAATCTTTAGCGTCATGTCAGCAGCTGGTAGTATCGTATTTGGTAACTTACCTGTATTATTTGCTGTTGGGGTTGCTGTTGGCCTAGCAAAATCTGATAAAGGAACAGCGGCACTCGCTTCTTTACTTGGTTATTTAGTCATGAATGCTACCATTGGTTCTATTTTAGGTATTGCTGGAAAACTAGCAGATCCTTCTGAACTGGCTAGTGCAGGACAAGGAATGTCTCTTGGAATTCAAACTCTTGAATCAGGTGTATTTGGGGGATTAGTTGTAGGGATTATGACTGCTTACTTGCATAACCGCTTTAACAAAACTGAATTGCCTCAATTTTTAGGGTTCTTTGGTGGCTCACGTTTTGTCCCAATTATTACAGCTTTTGCTGCTATTATTTTAGGAACGGTCATGTATTTTATCTGGCCTATTTTTCAAAGTGGTATCTTTAAAATTGGCGATATTGTAAACGCAACCGGTTATATTGGAACTTTCTTCTATGGTTTTATTTTACGTTTATTAGGACCTTTCGGTTTACACCATATCTTCTATTTACCATTCTGGCAAACAGCTCTAGGTGGTACATTAGAAGTTGGTGGAAAAGTATTCCAAGGGACTCAAAATATTTTCTTTGCACAACTAGGTGACCCTAACACAACAGCCTTCTTTGAAGGGACTGCTCGTTTTATGTCAGGGCGTTTTATTACCATGATGTTTGGTTTATTAGGTGCAGCCTTTGCTATTTATAAATGTGCTAAACCTGAAAATAAAAAAATTGTTGGTGGGCTAATGTTGACCGCTGCACTTACCTCATTTTTAACAGGGATTACTGAACCATTAGAATTCTCATTCTTATTTATTGCACCTGCGTTATATGTTGTTCATGCATTCTTTGATGGTTTAGCATTTATGTTAGCTCATATCTTAAATATTACAATCGGCCAAACATTTTCTGGTGGTTTTATTGACTACATTTTATTTGGAGTCTTGCAAGGTAATGACAAAACGAACTGGATTCGTGTGTTATTAGTCGGGATCCCATGGTTCTTTTTATACTTCTTTAGCTTTAGCTTCTTAATTAAGAAATTTAATTTTAAAACCCCTGGTCGTGAAGAAACACTAACGAAAGACACAGCAACCGGTAACGTAAGTGACCGTGCTTTAGCTATTACAGAAGGTCTAGGTGGACTTAAAAACTTAGATACTGTCGACTGCTGTGCAACTCGTTTACGTGTTACTGTCAAAGATGGCACACAAGTTTCTGAAGAAAAATTAAAAACAACCGGTGCCAAAGGTGTCGTTGCAAAAGGAAATGGTATTCAGGTCATTTACGGACCACAAGTAACAATCATAAAAAATGAAATTGAAGAATTGATGGGAGAATAA
- a CDS encoding helix-turn-helix domain-containing protein — MEFKQIQYLIKELHQLRLHAVYPETELATLLSDNQYQPDSLKIIGDFYTEHQESLDPLFLEINHKMAFIMFPSTGCYYLLGPFTLSTQTSTLPYLKKASLRPLSELLYYLLFQKLGTTLRFEEDLGLKYSTVPNELRATSEQPLHQQTLETMMLRAIKDGQVAKVKELLLHNPLNKENDSIGLLSKKSLIRYYRNISITTVTLATRAAIQGGLFPEVAYSLSDRAIQTLEDAHFMTDLNKSMTEALIDLTRLVHQEKQLNISPLTNKAREYISNHLYEQTTRETVATFLAISPNHLDKIFKADLKISVARYIKQTKLQAACELIEQQQDSLSQISESLGFGSLNSFSKLFKQHYGYPPSQHLSHSQD, encoded by the coding sequence ATGGAATTCAAACAAATTCAATACCTTATTAAAGAGTTGCATCAGCTTAGATTACATGCAGTTTATCCAGAAACAGAATTAGCAACACTATTATCTGACAATCAGTACCAACCAGATTCACTCAAAATAATTGGTGACTTTTACACTGAACACCAAGAAAGCCTCGATCCGTTATTTTTAGAAATAAATCACAAAATGGCCTTTATCATGTTTCCATCAACTGGTTGCTATTACTTACTAGGCCCCTTTACCCTTAGCACTCAGACAAGTACCTTGCCCTATCTGAAGAAAGCTAGCTTACGACCGCTAAGTGAGTTGCTCTATTACTTGCTATTTCAGAAACTAGGGACAACACTACGATTTGAAGAAGACCTGGGTCTCAAATATTCTACAGTACCTAACGAGTTACGTGCGACATCTGAGCAACCTCTTCATCAACAAACATTAGAAACAATGATGTTACGTGCAATCAAAGATGGACAAGTCGCCAAAGTCAAAGAACTGTTACTCCACAATCCACTTAATAAGGAAAATGATTCAATCGGCCTCTTATCTAAAAAAAGCTTAATACGCTACTATCGAAATATTAGTATTACAACTGTTACCCTTGCCACCCGTGCTGCTATACAAGGTGGCTTATTTCCTGAAGTCGCTTACAGCTTAAGTGATCGTGCTATCCAAACTTTAGAAGATGCTCACTTTATGACAGACCTTAACAAGTCAATGACTGAAGCCCTTATCGACTTAACACGCTTAGTTCATCAAGAAAAACAACTGAATATCAGTCCGCTTACTAACAAAGCTCGAGAATATATTAGCAACCACCTCTATGAACAAACGACAAGAGAAACAGTCGCAACTTTTCTAGCTATTAGCCCCAATCATTTGGATAAAATTTTTAAAGCAGACTTGAAAATATCAGTGGCACGCTATATTAAACAGACTAAATTGCAGGCCGCCTGTGAGTTGATTGAACAACAACAGGATTCTCTAAGTCAGATTTCCGAATCTCTTGGTTTTGGCTCACTCAATTCTTTTTCAAAACTCTTTAAACAACACTATGGCTATCCCCCTTCCCAACATCTCAGCCATAGTCAAGACTAA
- a CDS encoding sugar O-acetyltransferase → MRTEKEKMIAGDLYLSGNDVELNAGLSRARSLLYKFNQSPPNDEGLRYGIIKELFGKSPELFLVEPPFKCDHGFNISVGDYFFANFDCTMLDVAPITIGDRVYLGPKVGLYTANHPIDKDIRHEFYEFGSPITIGDDVWLGANTVVTPGVTIGSNVVIGSGSVVTKDIPDNVIAVGNPCKVLRPITSEDKAYWQARKEAYQAELCQDNVIE, encoded by the coding sequence ATGAGAACAGAAAAAGAAAAAATGATTGCAGGCGATTTATATTTATCAGGAAATGATGTCGAGCTCAATGCGGGTCTAAGCAGAGCTCGCTCCCTACTTTATAAGTTTAATCAATCACCACCAAATGATGAGGGGTTACGTTACGGGATTATTAAAGAATTATTCGGAAAATCACCAGAGTTATTCTTAGTTGAACCGCCTTTCAAGTGCGATCATGGGTTTAATATTTCAGTCGGCGATTACTTTTTTGCCAATTTTGACTGCACTATGCTAGATGTGGCACCGATTACTATTGGTGATCGGGTTTATTTAGGACCTAAAGTTGGCTTATATACAGCCAATCATCCTATTGATAAAGATATTCGTCATGAGTTTTATGAATTTGGTTCACCGATTACGATTGGCGATGATGTCTGGTTGGGGGCGAATACGGTTGTGACACCAGGTGTTACGATCGGTAGTAATGTCGTAATAGGTTCGGGGTCAGTTGTCACAAAAGACATTCCAGACAACGTGATAGCAGTTGGTAACCCTTGTAAAGTACTGCGTCCGATTACGAGTGAGGACAAAGCTTACTGGCAAGCTCGTAAAGAAGCTTATCAAGCTGAATTATGCCAAGACAATGTCATAGAATAA